The segment CCATCTGAGATGCTCCGAGGCTTAAGATTTTTACAGAGAAACTTCTTTATGATAAAGGCTTTCCCGATTCCCAGTCCTTCTGAAGCAACAATCCCTTTCAGCATTAATCCTCGTCAAACATGCTTTCAAATAAATTATGAATTGCTTTAGCGGCTTCAAGTTCGTCAGAGCCGGAAGCGCTGATTGATATGGTACTACCTTTCTCGGCAGCCAACAACATGATGTCGATTATGCTTTTGGCATTAACCACAGTACCGTTCTTCTGCAGAAAAACCTCAGATTTGAATTTCTGGGAGGTTTCGGCGATCAGCGCAGCAGGCCTCGCATGCAGCCCGGCTTTGTTTCTGACTATTGTCTCCAGTTTATGCATATGGCGTTACCTTGAAAGTCATTTCAAAGGAACATTCTTCTCCGGGTTTCAGGGAGATAGATTTAAAAAAGCTCACACTGCATCCCTGAAAAACCAGCTGGTACTGTTCCGGCAATCTGTCAATAACATAATCCGGTGCAGTCAGACATGTCAACACAGGATGACAGAAATCGATTTCAACTCCCAGCAGCCCGTCGAACACCTGCAGTTCTCCTGATGACTCGAAGCAGGATCTGTTTTCAAAACCGAATTCCCTGGTTTCTTCAGGAGTGCAGGTCCTGAAAAAACTGCCTGAATATCCCGGATGGGAAAGACCCAGGTCGAAGTCGATGCGCAGCAGGTTTTCGACCGCTGTGGCGCAAGTATTGGTGAGATGGTACCTGACGCAGATATTATTGTTGGAATCGCGAAGTGAAACTTCCTTACTAAGTTTCAACGCAACGCAATCCATCCCGAAATCGGTCTCGAAAAAAGCCCTGGCAACATTCTTGCCTGATCCATCCCGATAAAGAGTATGGAGAAGCTTGAGTCCAGTATCTCTGAAAGAATCACATTCTCTCAGAGCAAAAGATTCTCTGAGAAATGATGGAACCTGATTGAAGTTCAATTCAGAACTCAAGGTCTCTTCGTCAAGGGTTCCAAACATCTCATTCCGCCATTCCAGGATTTTCCGGTAGTTTTTCCTGCGATTCAGGAGATTGCACTTTTTCGGTTTGAAATCGAACTGAGTGATGGCACCAGTCTGCTTATCAAAACAGATCCCGAAAATATCGCTGTCAAATCTGATTTCATCAGTTCCGTTGATTCCGGTTTCAAGACTGAGTCCTGTTTTTGACCGGCTGGGGACCATTTCATTCAACATCAAACTTTCCCTGAAAAAATTCTGCCTCAAGGCCGAATAATTAAGTCCTCCAAAAATTCCCGGCCAGAGGTATCCGTAAAATTCAAGCGAAGAGAGAAGTTTTTCGGCCTTTTCCTGCTTCAAGATTGAATCATTTGAATCTTCAATTCTGGTCAGAAGCTGATACATGTTCCACATTTCAGGGAAGCTTTTCAGATAATCCAGAAAATCACTCTTGATCAGCATCTTTTTTTCAGCGCCAACATCGTCCATGAAAAAATAATAGTATGGGTAATTGTAAACCACGTCCAGCCAGAGAAGTTCTCCCAGATTCATTCCCGGTATTGTTGTCCGGGAAATGTTTTTGTTACAATCCGTCTCTGAAACACAGCGAGAATTGGAATTTGTGTCCTTTAATTCCTGCAGAAAGTCAAACAGCCAGTCGCTCCCGACACGATTGGTGAACAATTCAGCAGGTAAAGCCAGGAAAAGAGGGCTTTCGACCTGGCCCAGCTTTTTCAGGACTCCAGTACCTTCCAGAAAAAACTGCCTGGCTTTTCTCAAGTCAAAACCAATCACCTTGAGAGGATTTTCCGATAAGCCGGTTAGAGTGATCCCGTCTCTCCCTTCGTCCACGATAGCAACATTCCGAATTCCACAATCAGGCAACACATTTGAGAGGTAATCCGTCCAGAGCATTCTGGGAAGAAACATTGAGCTGGGCACGCAACCGAACTTCTTATGGCAGAAGGAGATGCTCTTTCTGATCTGTGATTCAGCTCTTTCTTTAGGGATCAAACTATAATTAGGTTCATAAAATCCATTGATCAGGACTTCGATTTTCCCCTGTTTGATGTAAGGTATGAATTCCTGGAAAAAATCCTGGCGCTCCTGTTCGATCCATTCCAGGATGAATCCGCTGAAATAAAGATTGAGTTTCAGATTACCAAGTTTTGCGAGCAGCTCTTCCACGAACATGAAAAATCTGGCCTTTGTGCCCAGTTGAAGCTGGCCAAGCGGTTCGTTGAAATATAGAAGTAACAGGATCTCATTGGTCAACGATTTTCTCCCGAAGCAGCAGATATGCTCCCAGCAGGCTGGATTTGTCGATCAGATTGCTTTTGACTATCACAGTCTTCTCAGCAAATAGCCTGAAACAATACTGAGAAAGCTTTCCAGTTACAACAGGCAAGAGGATCTCACCGCTGTGAAATAATCCACCTGCCAGAACTACTTTTACCGGACCGAAAATGTTGATCAGAGATCCGATTCCGGCAGCCAGAAAATCCGAATATTTTTCAACGATTCCAATCGCGAGTGGTATCCTGCTCAGATAATTGGTCAGTATTATCTCAGGCATTTTTTTTTGCTCAGACTCAGATTTGGGGAACGTCGTTTTCGCGTTCATATATTCTTCCGCTGCAATCCTGATAAATCCATTTGCAGATGCGTAGACTTCGAAACAGCCTTTTTTCCCGCACCCGCAGATTCCCCCTCCAAAAACCAGCCCCATATGACCGATCTCAGTACCCATACCATCCTTGCCCCTGAACAGGGAACCGTTAAGAATTACGCCTCCTCCGATCCCTGTACCGATAGTGAGGGCAATGCCGTCACTTTCACCTTTAAGTTCTCCAAAACCGAGTTCTCCAAGCGCAGCCAGGTTTGCATCATTTTCCAGATAAACCGGCAGGCCGGTCCGATCAGACAGCGCCTTCCCCATGGGGATATCAATCCAATTCAGATTTGGTGCATACCTTAAAACAGTGCCTGAAGCATCTACTACCCCAGGAACAGCAATTCCGATCCCAATGGGGGCTTCCCCTTTAATCAATGGAACAATTTCTCTCAAAAGCTTGTCCAGGAAAGCAGTGCTGTCTTTATATGAAAGCGTTGAAAACCGGGAACTTTTAACCAGCTCTCCCTGTTCATTGATAAGCGCAAGGCGGGTGTTTGTACCACCAACGTCAATTCCCACAAAAAACAATTTATCCCCCAAGACTGACGACTCATTTTATCACATGATCAGAGAAAATGCAAATTGATTCAGGGGAAACCTGTTGTTTTACATATTTTTCCCGGACACAGAGATATAACGTTTCAGATACAGCAGAATTTTAATCAACGGATGCATCAGTGAATAATAAGGAATCAGCTCTCCACCGAATTTGCGGAAATAATGCGCGATCCCCGGAATCATCGAACCTTCAAAATCAAAACTTGCGGATTGGCTGGCTGCATGCTGAAGTGCCAGCATCAGAGACCTGGTACCGGAACCTCTGATTTTACGCCTGTCTGCACCGGCCAGATAATAATATTTGCCATTGTCCCGCAATATCAGACAACCGGATTGCAGCTCCTCGTTTCTGCTCAAGCAGAGAAAGGCCCTGTCTTCCCTGAAAAGCCAGCAGATCAATGATTTGAAAACTCCTTTTCCAATCCTTCGGACATTCTGCCTGGAAAGCGTCGCTTCCCACAGATCAAGGAATTCTTCCCAGACGAGGGAGATTTCAGTCACAATTCCTGATTTCTCGGCAAATCTGAGATCGCTTTTCAGATCAGCCGCTAAAGTGGATGTCACATTTTCAGGGTGTGAATGGAGATAGGTATAGCGGAGTTCGACATGCAGATTTCTCCAGATAGCTTCCTGAAGATTCATAAATTCAGGATCAAATGAATAAAATATCCAGAAATAGTTTTGTGCCGCAAGATAATCCAGAAACTCTCCGAAGATTTTACCATGCTTCTCCAGCCTGTGGCTTCCAGGTTCTTCCGCATCCTTGAAAACGCATCCGAGATATGGAGTCAGATAGGGCATCATGATCAGTTTGAAAAACAACTTCCTGTAAGTGATTGGAAAAACTGCCAGGAGCTGATTGTTCTGCCAATAAGTCAGGTAAAACCCCCGATTGGCAAAACTCAGATAACCGCTGTCAAGAGTTCTGGTGAGCCACCCTTGTTCAAAGAATATCGGAAATGGGTCACCCTTCCATAAGGATTTCAATCTGTTGAAATCAGAAAGAGAAAAACGCCTGATCATTTTACCCCGGATATAATATAATCTAATTAGACCTGATGTTCAATCAGGAAGATTGTTTCCTGTCACCCTGTAAATTCTGAATTCTCCATCAGACTCCCTTTTGAATGACAAACGATCAAATCCTTTTGTACAGATGCCGCCCTGTGTTTTCTCCCAGTCAAGTTCTACTTCCCATCCCAGTCCATTTTGTCTGACAGGACCAAAAAAGAGGCTGTATCCGAGGATGAATTTCTGATTGCAGAATCTGGTCACAGCATCTTCCAGGCGATAGAAAAAAGGATAGGAACGGGAAAAATAACTAAGTATTTCCTCTCTCTCTTCACGCTCAAGACTT is part of the Candidatus Wallbacteria bacterium genome and harbors:
- a CDS encoding HPr family phosphocarrier protein → MHKLETIVRNKAGLHARPAALIAETSQKFKSEVFLQKNGTVVNAKSIIDIMLLAAEKGSTISISASGSDELEAAKAIHNLFESMFDED
- a CDS encoding ROK family protein, encoding MGIDVGGTNTRLALINEQGELVKSSRFSTLSYKDSTAFLDKLLREIVPLIKGEAPIGIGIAVPGVVDASGTVLRYAPNLNWIDIPMGKALSDRTGLPVYLENDANLAALGELGFGELKGESDGIALTIGTGIGGGVILNGSLFRGKDGMGTEIGHMGLVFGGGICGCGKKGCFEVYASANGFIRIAAEEYMNAKTTFPKSESEQKKMPEIILTNYLSRIPLAIGIVEKYSDFLAAGIGSLINIFGPVKVVLAGGLFHSGEILLPVVTGKLSQYCFRLFAEKTVIVKSNLIDKSSLLGAYLLLREKIVDQ